One genomic window of Halobellus limi includes the following:
- a CDS encoding RNA ligase: MDERAYFERLDSTASDPSELFEHFEQRSVGEYTAHVLPSARHGVERGTVILDSADAIVRGYPSIPRVLALDAGVTSFFDSGATVFAEEKLDGFNVRVVDVGDDGPLAFTRGGYICPYTTARVRELLDLGEFFEEYPGKMLCAELIGPETPYTTHDYEEVDSHAIRVFDVRDRESAAPIAVPERRDLCARYDFPQSRLFGRYDRSEATEAVWSAIEELDAEGREGVVMKTADSDSMVKYTTESKHHDELADAFSLPFDLGRDFVFSRITREAFQAAEFDESDERLRERAHDLGESILLPAVDTIRKIESGGTVGERHRVRGGNDEIDALLDHLRDLSLTVEVEEDYRENGQRVVEFLKVAESTTDRTTYYLEGGTYDE, translated from the coding sequence ATGGACGAACGCGCGTACTTCGAACGGTTGGACTCCACGGCGTCGGATCCGTCCGAACTGTTCGAGCACTTCGAGCAGCGCTCCGTCGGCGAATACACGGCCCACGTCTTGCCGTCGGCCCGCCACGGCGTCGAGCGGGGGACCGTGATCCTCGATTCGGCCGACGCCATCGTCCGCGGGTATCCCAGTATTCCCCGAGTGTTGGCCCTCGACGCGGGCGTCACCTCGTTTTTCGACTCCGGAGCGACGGTTTTCGCCGAGGAGAAACTCGACGGCTTCAACGTCCGAGTCGTCGACGTCGGCGACGACGGCCCCCTGGCGTTCACGCGGGGCGGCTACATTTGCCCCTACACCACCGCGCGAGTCCGCGAACTACTCGATCTCGGGGAGTTCTTCGAGGAGTATCCGGGGAAGATGCTGTGTGCCGAACTGATCGGCCCGGAGACGCCGTACACGACGCACGACTACGAGGAGGTCGATTCGCACGCGATCCGCGTCTTCGACGTCCGCGACCGCGAATCGGCAGCCCCGATCGCAGTTCCCGAGCGTCGGGACCTCTGTGCGCGTTACGACTTCCCGCAGTCCCGACTGTTCGGACGGTACGATCGCTCGGAGGCGACCGAAGCGGTCTGGTCGGCGATCGAGGAACTCGACGCCGAGGGCCGAGAAGGCGTCGTGATGAAGACCGCCGACAGCGACTCGATGGTGAAGTACACGACCGAGTCCAAGCACCACGACGAACTCGCCGACGCGTTCTCGCTCCCGTTCGACCTCGGACGCGACTTCGTCTTCTCGCGGATCACTCGCGAGGCGTTTCAGGCCGCCGAGTTCGACGAGAGCGACGAACGGCTCAGAGAGCGCGCACACGATCTCGGCGAGTCGATCCTGCTTCCGGCCGTCGACACCATTCGGAAGATCGAATCCGGCGGGACCGTGGGCGAACGACACCGCGTCCGCGGCGGGAACGACGAGATCGACGCCCTCCTCGATCACCTGCGCGACCTCTCTCTGACCGTCGAAGTCGAGGAGGACTACCGCGAGAACGGCCAGCGCGTCGTCGAGTTCCTGAAGGTGGCCGAGTCGACGACCGACCGGACGACGTACTACCTGGAGGGCGGCACCTACGACGAGTGA
- a CDS encoding uroporphyrinogen decarboxylase/cobalamine-independent methonine synthase family protein — protein MTLNDERIRTTHVGSLPRPEELLKFFERRQAGKPVDASAFQDAVRTATESVVRRQDEIGIDVTVNYVEPPAVVADRIERFVDAVGDPTRVVAGADCGLGTFAGFGALHPEIAWQKLESLVEGAELASERVF, from the coding sequence ATGACACTCAACGACGAACGAATCCGCACGACGCACGTCGGGAGCCTCCCCCGTCCGGAGGAACTCCTGAAGTTCTTCGAACGACGGCAGGCCGGCAAGCCGGTCGACGCGAGCGCGTTTCAGGATGCCGTTCGCACCGCGACCGAATCGGTCGTCCGGCGCCAGGACGAGATCGGCATCGACGTCACCGTCAACTACGTTGAACCGCCCGCCGTGGTCGCCGATCGGATCGAGCGCTTCGTCGACGCCGTCGGCGATCCCACTCGGGTCGTCGCCGGCGCTGACTGCGGCCTCGGCACCTTCGCGGGCTTCGGCGCACTCCATCCCGAGATCGCCTGGCAGAAACTCGAATCGCTCGTTGAGGGCGCGGAACTCGCCTCCGAGCGCGTGTTCTGA
- a CDS encoding NifU family protein, which produces MSTDAASGDDDLKERVTNFLRRNFPQIQMHGGSAAIQNLDRESGEVTIMLGGACSGCGISPMTIQAIKSRMVKEIPEIETVHAETGMGGGGHEEGMSPSFPGESSSEETESDEGPQAPF; this is translated from the coding sequence ATGAGCACGGACGCTGCAAGCGGCGACGACGACCTGAAAGAGCGCGTCACGAACTTCCTGCGCCGGAACTTCCCGCAGATTCAGATGCACGGCGGCTCCGCCGCCATCCAGAACCTCGACCGCGAGAGCGGCGAGGTCACGATCATGCTCGGCGGCGCGTGTTCGGGCTGCGGCATCTCGCCGATGACGATCCAGGCGATCAAGAGCCGGATGGTCAAAGAGATTCCCGAGATCGAGACGGTCCACGCCGAGACCGGAATGGGTGGCGGCGGCCACGAGGAGGGAATGTCGCCGTCGTTCCCCGGCGAGAGTTCGAGCGAGGAGACCGAGAGCGACGAAGGTCCGCAGGCGCCGTTCTGA
- a CDS encoding RNA ligase partner protein gives MPGELPRQQFVLDTSLFITEEIRRDGESLTDAALRLLDLVATARLELNISCHMPPSIHDELATMLRDRDVDEEVFSRLDTWVVRKSPDRYGVTIPANIVYNFIDEMSDRVDRGLRVSEEALREVEQLDPSELTRDGEDSAEAYMTEADRILSGMRDKYRQALRQGVLDSREDFDLLVLARELDAGVVTEDRGIISWADEFGLRYVRGAQFPTLLEEYLRASGVDGFAPG, from the coding sequence ATGCCCGGGGAACTGCCGCGACAACAGTTCGTCCTCGACACGTCGCTTTTCATCACCGAGGAGATCCGTCGGGACGGCGAGTCGCTGACGGACGCCGCGCTTCGGCTGCTGGACCTCGTGGCGACCGCGCGGTTGGAGCTCAACATCTCCTGTCACATGCCTCCCTCGATCCACGACGAACTCGCGACGATGCTTCGGGACCGCGACGTCGACGAGGAGGTGTTCTCGCGGCTCGACACCTGGGTCGTCCGCAAGAGCCCCGACCGCTACGGCGTCACCATCCCGGCGAACATCGTGTACAACTTCATCGACGAGATGAGCGATCGCGTCGACCGCGGGCTCCGGGTCTCCGAGGAGGCGCTCCGAGAGGTCGAACAGCTGGACCCGAGCGAACTGACGCGGGACGGGGAAGACAGCGCCGAGGCGTATATGACGGAGGCCGACCGCATCCTCTCCGGAATGCGCGACAAGTACCGACAGGCGCTCCGACAGGGCGTGCTCGACTCCCGTGAGGACTTCGACCTCCTCGTCCTCGCGCGGGAACTCGACGCCGGCGTCGTCACCGAAGACCGAGGGATCATCTCGTGGGCCGACGAGTTCGGTCTCCGCTACGTTCGCGGCGCGCAGTTTCCGACGCTCTTAGAGGAGTACCTCCGCGCGTCCGGGGTCGACGGGTTCGCCCCCGGATGA
- a CDS encoding Hsp20/alpha crystallin family protein gives MALPTDATSSWTQGLGLPSRVFDDAGSTDYELYEEDEEFVLAVEMPGFDRDEITLAWDDGMLNIAAEHVDENRGRKRTYHRRFRFPKDVDDEAIDATYTNGILEVTLPLEEEGTTHGKTIPIEG, from the coding sequence ATGGCGCTGCCGACAGACGCAACGAGTTCCTGGACGCAGGGGCTCGGCCTCCCGTCCCGAGTTTTCGACGACGCTGGCAGTACAGACTACGAACTGTACGAGGAGGACGAAGAGTTCGTCCTCGCCGTCGAGATGCCCGGGTTCGATCGGGACGAGATCACCCTCGCCTGGGACGACGGAATGCTGAACATCGCGGCCGAACACGTCGACGAGAACCGGGGGCGGAAACGGACGTACCACCGACGCTTCCGCTTCCCGAAGGACGTCGACGACGAGGCCATCGACGCGACGTACACGAACGGCATCCTCGAGGTGACGCTCCCCCTTGAGGAGGAAGGAACCACCCACGGCAAGACGATCCCGATCGAGGGTTGA
- a CDS encoding DUF5783 family protein, with the protein MTEFDPEKFEDKYANYFPELQRAYKNAFETMNDRYDSELVHAIDQQILNESEPFYENGEFRIELPENPTDRLTAVVVDDEKLSGVLEAYLEELRRQHRRVFGLDDAE; encoded by the coding sequence ATGACCGAGTTCGACCCCGAAAAGTTCGAGGACAAGTACGCGAACTACTTCCCGGAACTCCAGCGCGCGTACAAGAACGCCTTCGAGACGATGAACGACCGGTACGACTCCGAACTGGTCCACGCGATCGACCAGCAGATCCTCAACGAATCGGAGCCGTTCTACGAGAACGGCGAGTTCCGGATCGAACTGCCGGAGAACCCGACGGACCGACTGACCGCCGTCGTCGTCGACGACGAGAAGCTCTCGGGCGTGCTGGAGGCGTACCTCGAAGAGCTCCGCCGACAGCACCGCCGCGTCTTCGGGCTCGACGACGCCGAGTGA
- a CDS encoding sulfatase yields the protein MTTESPENVLFVVMDTVRKDRLTPYGYDRPTTPNLEAFAEEATVFEQAVAPAPWTLPVHASLFTGMYPSRHGADQENPYLEGATTLAETLSAAGYDTACYSSNAWITPYTHLTDGFDDQDNFFEVMPGEFLSGPLARAWKTMNDNEALRAVADKLVSLGNTAHEYFAGGGGADSKTPAVIDRTQSFVEDADRSFAFINLMDAHLPYHPPEEFAEEFAPGVDSTAVCQNSKEYNSGARDIDDDEWEAICGLYDAEIAHIDDQLGRLFDWLKAEGRWDDTMVVVCADHGELHGEHDLYGHEFCLYDPLVNVPLLVKHPDLDADRRTDQVELLDLYHTVLDTLDVEGGTPAAPGEDAIGLDHTRSLVSDSYRKFDGLADADRDPGQRGGGAYAFVEYSRPVVELNQLEEKAADAGITLPSDSRFYSRMRAARRTDAKYVRIDRIDDEAYRLDEDPGETENVAGGDDPAIEDVDETLSAFESAVGGAWTDALDDDVSDDAVDEMDDEAQERLRDLGYLE from the coding sequence ATGACCACCGAATCACCCGAGAACGTTCTCTTCGTGGTGATGGACACGGTCCGGAAGGACCGCCTCACGCCGTACGGGTACGACCGGCCGACGACGCCGAACCTCGAGGCCTTCGCCGAGGAGGCGACCGTCTTCGAGCAGGCCGTCGCGCCCGCGCCCTGGACGCTCCCCGTTCACGCCTCGCTGTTCACGGGGATGTACCCGTCTCGACACGGCGCGGACCAGGAGAACCCCTACCTCGAAGGCGCGACGACGCTCGCGGAGACGCTCTCTGCGGCGGGTTACGACACGGCCTGTTACTCCTCGAACGCGTGGATCACGCCTTACACGCACCTGACCGACGGCTTCGACGATCAGGACAACTTCTTCGAGGTGATGCCCGGCGAGTTCCTCTCGGGACCGCTCGCCCGCGCGTGGAAGACGATGAACGACAACGAGGCGCTCCGGGCCGTCGCGGACAAACTCGTCAGCCTCGGGAACACCGCCCACGAGTACTTCGCCGGCGGTGGCGGCGCGGACTCGAAGACCCCCGCGGTGATCGACCGGACGCAGTCGTTCGTCGAGGACGCCGACCGGTCGTTCGCCTTCATCAACCTGATGGACGCCCATCTCCCCTATCACCCGCCCGAGGAGTTCGCCGAGGAGTTCGCCCCCGGCGTCGACTCGACGGCGGTGTGTCAGAACTCCAAGGAGTACAACTCGGGGGCCCGCGACATCGACGACGACGAGTGGGAAGCGATCTGCGGGCTCTACGACGCCGAGATCGCCCACATCGACGATCAACTCGGCCGCCTGTTCGACTGGCTGAAGGCGGAGGGACGGTGGGACGACACGATGGTCGTCGTCTGCGCGGACCACGGCGAACTCCACGGCGAACACGATCTCTACGGGCACGAGTTCTGTCTGTACGACCCGCTCGTGAACGTTCCACTGCTGGTCAAACACCCCGACCTCGACGCCGACCGGCGCACGGATCAGGTCGAACTGCTCGACCTGTACCACACCGTCCTCGACACGCTCGACGTCGAGGGTGGGACGCCGGCCGCCCCCGGCGAGGACGCCATCGGTCTCGACCACACCCGCTCGCTCGTCTCCGATTCGTATCGGAAATTCGACGGCCTCGCTGACGCCGACCGCGACCCCGGACAGCGCGGTGGGGGCGCGTACGCCTTCGTCGAGTACTCCCGCCCCGTCGTCGAGTTGAACCAACTGGAGGAGAAGGCCGCAGACGCCGGGATCACGCTCCCGAGCGACTCGCGGTTCTACTCCCGGATGCGCGCCGCGCGCCGGACCGACGCCAAGTACGTCCGGATCGATCGCATCGACGACGAGGCGTACCGCCTCGACGAGGACCCCGGGGAGACGGAGAACGTGGCCGGCGGCGACGACCCGGCGATCGAGGACGTCGACGAAACGCTCTCGGCCTTCGAGTCGGCGGTCGGCGGCGCGTGGACCGACGCGCTCGACGACGACGTCTCCGACGACGCCGTCGACGAGATGGACGACGAGGCGCAGGAGCGGCTGCGGGACCTCGGGTACCTGGAATAG
- a CDS encoding single-stranded-DNA-specific exonuclease RecJ codes for MSADTTTSDDGPVPALRERAVACADRLRAADRVLLASHIDADGLTSAAIAAAALERAGIPFETVFAKQLDEREVARIAATDHETVLFTDFGSGQLDVIAPYAGEGAFTPVIADHHQPADLPDGVDEPAHHLNPLLFGLDGASELSGAGASYVLARALESPEGDNRDLAGLAVVGAVGDMQGTDGGLSGANQGIVEEGVAAGVVEEATDLLVYGRQTRPLPKFLEYATNVRIPGITNDENGAIEFLSDLDLDLKEGGEWRRWVDLTMDERQALVSGLLQRAIASGVPADRIDALVGTTYTLTREEPGTELRDVSEFSTLLNATARYERADVGLAVCLGDREGALDRARTLLRNHRRNLSEGLQWVQNEGTTVEDNVQWFDAGSRIRETIVGIVAGMAVGASGVRGDIPILAFAEKSDEEVKVSARGSHALVRDGLDLSAVMREASRSVGGDGGGHDVAAGATIPTGTREAFVAEADRLVGEQLE; via the coding sequence ATGAGCGCGGACACGACGACGAGCGACGACGGTCCGGTCCCCGCCCTCCGGGAACGGGCCGTCGCCTGCGCGGACCGACTGCGAGCGGCCGATCGCGTGCTGCTCGCGTCGCACATCGACGCTGACGGCCTGACGAGCGCGGCCATCGCCGCCGCGGCGCTGGAGCGCGCGGGCATCCCGTTCGAGACCGTGTTCGCGAAGCAACTCGACGAGCGGGAGGTCGCCCGTATCGCCGCTACCGACCACGAGACGGTGCTCTTCACCGACTTCGGCAGCGGCCAGTTGGACGTCATCGCCCCATACGCTGGCGAGGGCGCGTTCACGCCGGTGATCGCCGATCACCACCAGCCGGCCGACCTCCCGGACGGCGTCGACGAACCGGCCCACCACCTGAACCCGCTGCTGTTCGGTCTCGACGGCGCGTCGGAACTCTCGGGTGCCGGCGCGAGCTACGTCCTCGCGCGGGCGCTCGAATCACCTGAGGGCGACAACCGCGACCTCGCCGGTCTCGCCGTCGTCGGCGCGGTCGGCGATATGCAGGGCACCGACGGCGGCCTCTCGGGGGCGAACCAGGGGATCGTCGAGGAGGGCGTCGCCGCCGGCGTCGTCGAGGAGGCCACGGACCTGCTCGTCTACGGGCGGCAGACCCGACCGCTCCCGAAGTTCCTCGAGTACGCCACCAACGTCCGGATTCCCGGGATCACGAACGACGAGAACGGAGCCATCGAGTTCCTCTCGGACCTCGATCTGGACCTGAAAGAGGGGGGCGAGTGGCGCCGCTGGGTCGATCTCACGATGGACGAGCGACAGGCGCTCGTGAGCGGTCTGCTGCAGCGGGCCATCGCCTCGGGGGTCCCGGCCGACCGGATCGACGCGCTCGTGGGCACTACCTACACCCTGACCCGCGAGGAACCCGGTACCGAACTCCGAGACGTCAGCGAGTTCTCGACGCTCCTGAACGCCACCGCGCGCTACGAGCGCGCGGACGTCGGACTCGCCGTCTGTCTGGGCGACCGCGAAGGCGCGCTCGACCGCGCGCGGACGCTCCTGCGGAATCACCGCCGCAACCTCTCGGAGGGGCTGCAGTGGGTCCAAAACGAGGGAACGACCGTCGAGGACAACGTCCAGTGGTTCGACGCCGGATCGCGGATCCGCGAGACCATCGTCGGCATCGTCGCCGGGATGGCGGTCGGGGCCTCGGGAGTCCGCGGCGACATCCCCATCCTCGCGTTCGCCGAGAAGTCCGACGAGGAAGTGAAAGTGAGCGCCCGCGGCTCCCACGCGCTCGTCCGCGACGGCCTGGACCTCTCCGCGGTGATGCGCGAAGCGTCCCGCTCCGTCGGCGGCGACGGCGGTGGACACGACGTCGCCGCCGGCGCGACGATCCCGACCGGAACGCGCGAGGCGTTCGTCGCGGAGGCGGACCGCCTCGTCGGCGAGCAACTCGAGTGA
- a CDS encoding diadenylate cyclase, translating to MDALDRVKKRYATSQALMDQIRYAAESLSLQFDRWDEQHVSGPSLYFLIVAEMSFDGYTDPLGANKWPTNRCKIVTDSLDTFTEVAGDVAVTRDGAIMVTADGTIQEQMVRVRNPPRDEVPGIDELNPADWMGTKHLSALETSLREDVIWAITLSEEDGRVTTFLDGTYRDYPRDEIGGRWRPE from the coding sequence ATGGACGCACTCGATCGGGTCAAGAAGAGATACGCAACGAGCCAAGCACTTATGGATCAGATCAGGTACGCTGCCGAATCGTTGAGTCTGCAGTTCGATCGGTGGGACGAACAGCACGTCTCCGGCCCCAGTCTCTACTTTCTGATCGTCGCCGAGATGAGTTTCGACGGCTACACGGACCCACTCGGTGCGAACAAGTGGCCGACCAACCGGTGTAAAATCGTCACCGACTCGCTGGATACGTTCACAGAAGTCGCCGGAGACGTGGCGGTCACGCGGGACGGAGCGATTATGGTGACTGCCGACGGGACGATTCAAGAGCAGATGGTGCGCGTCCGCAACCCACCACGGGACGAGGTGCCGGGCATCGACGAACTCAATCCCGCTGACTGGATGGGAACCAAACACCTGAGTGCACTGGAGACCTCGCTCCGTGAGGACGTCATCTGGGCGATCACGCTTAGCGAAGAGGACGGTCGCGTCACCACGTTTTTGGACGGGACGTATCGTGACTACCCTCGCGACGAAATCGGTGGCCGGTGGCGGCCCGAGTAG
- a CDS encoding inorganic phosphate transporter → MAASALFVLGVAVAIFVGVNIGGSSTGVAFGPATGSDVLSMRLASALMAVFVLLGGITIGRNVVETLGAGFVPPEYFTPGASIGVLLFIGVGILLGNVLKVSTSTSQAAVAAVVGMGAALGVLNWRTVGIVVLWWLLSTILAFWLCAFVGRYLYDAVVDALDLESRDTRLAELAVIAIGCYMAFSAGASNVANAVAPLVGSGQIGMVSGVALGGLAIGAGAFALGPRTMETVGEDITDLSLEASLIAETVAASILTGLSWAGIPASLAVVLTSCVIGLGWGRASRRVPLQAVVRPEGLTDGERSTWGSDQLDLFDPATTKRIVATWIATPTVAGVIAFVAFDVAQRLRLIA, encoded by the coding sequence ATGGCAGCCTCGGCTCTGTTCGTTCTCGGCGTCGCGGTCGCGATCTTCGTCGGCGTCAACATCGGCGGTTCCTCGACGGGCGTCGCGTTCGGTCCGGCGACGGGCAGCGACGTCCTCTCGATGCGTCTGGCGTCGGCTCTGATGGCCGTCTTCGTACTCCTCGGCGGAATCACGATCGGCAGGAACGTCGTCGAGACGCTCGGAGCGGGGTTCGTCCCGCCCGAGTACTTCACGCCCGGCGCGTCGATCGGCGTCCTGCTCTTCATCGGCGTCGGCATCCTGCTCGGAAACGTCCTGAAGGTCTCGACGAGCACCAGTCAGGCGGCCGTCGCCGCCGTCGTCGGGATGGGTGCGGCCCTCGGCGTGCTCAACTGGCGGACGGTCGGGATCGTGGTGCTGTGGTGGCTGCTCTCGACGATCCTGGCCTTCTGGCTCTGTGCGTTCGTCGGCCGGTACCTCTACGACGCCGTCGTCGACGCGCTCGATCTCGAATCCCGCGACACCCGACTCGCCGAACTCGCGGTGATCGCCATCGGCTGTTATATGGCCTTCTCCGCCGGCGCGTCGAACGTCGCCAACGCCGTCGCCCCGCTGGTCGGGTCCGGGCAGATCGGGATGGTCTCGGGCGTCGCGCTCGGCGGACTGGCGATCGGCGCGGGGGCGTTTGCGCTCGGCCCGCGCACGATGGAGACCGTCGGCGAGGACATCACCGACCTCTCGCTGGAGGCCTCGCTGATCGCCGAAACCGTCGCGGCGTCGATCCTCACCGGCCTGAGCTGGGCCGGTATCCCGGCCAGCCTCGCGGTCGTGCTCACCTCCTGTGTGATCGGTCTCGGATGGGGGCGGGCGAGCCGTCGCGTGCCGCTCCAGGCGGTCGTCCGTCCGGAGGGGCTCACCGACGGCGAACGGTCGACCTGGGGGAGCGACCAGCTCGATCTGTTCGACCCCGCGACGACGAAGCGCATCGTCGCGACGTGGATCGCGACGCCGACGGTCGCGGGCGTGATCGCCTTCGTCGCCTTCGACGTCGCACAGCGACTCCGGCTCATCGCCTGA